In Equus caballus isolate H_3958 breed thoroughbred chromosome 7, TB-T2T, whole genome shotgun sequence, one DNA window encodes the following:
- the OR7G67 gene encoding olfactory receptor family 7 subfamily G member 67 (The RefSeq protein has 2 substitutions compared to this genomic sequence) produces the protein MRLTDDPELKTSLFSLFLPMYLVTVLGNMLIILAVISDSRLHTPMYFFLSNLSFTDICLSTTMIPKMLVNIQAQNQSITYAGCLSQICFVLNFVLCENFLLSIMAYDRYVAICHPLTYALIMTPRFCGLLTLLSLGISIGDALLHSLMVLRLSFCTDMEIPLFFCEVVQVIKLACSDTLINNILIYFAASIFGGVPLFGIIFSYIQIVSSILRMSVSGRKYKAFSTCGSHLSVVTLFYGTAFGVYISSAVTNSSRKTTVASMMYTVVTTMMNPFIYSLRNTDMKGALGRLIGRIFSFL, from the coding sequence aTGAGACTGACAGATGATCCAGAACTGAAGACCAGCCTCTTCAGCCTGTTCCTGCCCATGTACCTGGTCACCGTCCTGGGAAACATGCTCATCATCCTGGCTGTCATCTCTGACTCCcgtctccacacacccatgtatttctttctctccaatctgTCCTTTACTGACATTTGTTTAAGCACAACTATGATCCCAAAGATGCTGGTGAACATCCAAGCACAGAATCAGAGCATCACTTATGCAGGCTGCCTTAGCCAAATTTGCTTTGTCCTGAATTTTGTTCTTTGCgaaaattttctcctttccataatggcctatgaccgctatgtggccatttgTCACCCCCTGACGTACGCACTTATTATGAACCCCCGATTCTGTGGGCTGCTGACCTTACTTTCGCTGGGCATTAGCATAGGGGATGCCTTGCTCCACAGTCTGATGGTGTTGCGGCTGTCCTTCTGCACAGACATGGAAATCCCCCTTTTCTTCTGTGAAGTTGTTCAGGTCATCAAGCTTGCATGTTCTGATACCCTCATCAATAACATCCTGATATACTTTGCAGCTAGCATATTTGGTGGTGTTCCCCTTTTTGGAATCATTTTCTCATATATTCAAATTGTTTCCTCTATTTTGAGAATGTCAGTGTCAGGCAGAAAGTATAAAGCTTTTTCCACTTGTGGGTCTCACCTCTCAGTTGTTACCTTGTTCTACGGGACAGCTTTTGGAGTATATATTAGTTCTGCAGTGACAAACTCTTCCAGGAAGACTACAGTGGCTTCAATGATGTACACTGTGGTCACTCCCATGATGAATCccttcatctacagcctgaggaacacaGACATGAagggggccttggggaggctCATTGGTaggatcttttcttttctgtga